Proteins from a genomic interval of Lycium ferocissimum isolate CSIRO_LF1 chromosome 2, AGI_CSIRO_Lferr_CH_V1, whole genome shotgun sequence:
- the LOC132032451 gene encoding uncharacterized protein LOC132032451: MEVRLNTQSIQKKGSFKYGGSIIQGNKEVDDDVTHYIGAGWIKWNLASGDFRDNKVAPKLKGKFYIVVVRQAMLYVAECCPVQNSHIKKRKVVEMRKLGCMCRHTRRDRIRNKDI; the protein is encoded by the coding sequence ATGGAAGTGAGGCTTAATACCCAGTccatccaaaagaaaggaagtttcaagtatggTGGGTCTATTATCCAAGGTAATAAGGAggttgacgatgatgtcacacattatattggtgcagggtggataAAATGGAATCTTGCATCTGGAGACTTCCGTGATAATAAGGTggcaccaaaacttaaaggcaagttctacataGTGGTGGTAAGACAAGCTATGTTGTATGTGGCAGAGTGTTGTCCAGTTCAGAATTCTCACATTAAGAAGAGGAAAGTTGTGGAAATGAGAAAGTTGGGATGCATGTGTAggcatactaggagagatagaATTAGAAATAAAGATATATGA